GGGGGAGGCCCGGTGGCCGATTTTGGTCCGCTCCCGCCAGCCGCCGGTCCCGGTCAGTTCCGGAAAGCGGTTGATCTCGATCCGCCAGCCCTGGTCATCGGTGAGGTGGAGGTGGAGGACGTTGAGCTTGTGGGCGGCGAGCAGATCGAGGTAGCGCAGCACCCCGTCCTTGGGCAGGAAGTGCCGGGCGACGTCGAGCAGCATGCCGCGCCAGGCGAAGCGGGGACCGTCCTCGATGGTCTGCTGCGGCAGGACGGCCGGGCGACCGGACGTGAGCGGCGCCCGGCGGAAGGCGTGCGGGCCGAGGAGCTGACGCAGCGTCTGCGCGCCCCAGAAGACGCCTGCCGGGCCGCCGCCGGTGATCCGTACGCCCCAGCGCGGGGCGGCCTCCAGGCGATAGCCCTCCGCGGGCAGGGCCGGGTCGAGGGTGAGCGCGAGGGTGTTGACGGCGTCGGCGGGACCGGGCGGCAGCGGCAGGCCGAAGGCCGCACCGAGCGTGGCGCGCAGCCAGCGCGCGGTGTCCTCGGTGCCGGTCCCGGCGGCCAGCGCGGTGCCCTTGCCCAGGTGCACGGCGCAGCGGTAAGGCCCGTCGATGCTCAGCGGCGCCGGGACGAGTCCGCCGCCCGGTGCCGTGGGGGTGGTGTCCGTATCGGGCATGCCGTCCGTCCTTCACCGCGTCGTCCGTCCTTCACCGCGCCGCCCGGCCCGGGACCGAACCGGCCGGTATGCGTACGCACCTGTACGCGTACGAGGAGGACCTGTACGCGTACGAGGAGGCAATGCCCGGCGCGGGGCGGCCCCCGCGGCCGATGCTGCCATCATTCCGCCCCGGCGGGGGCGGTTCGGCGTGATGGTGCCGAAGACCGGCCGTGCCGGGGCGGGGACGTGACCGGCGGCAGGGCGCCTGGCGGGGACGGGGCGCGCCCTGGACGGCGGGGCGCCCCGCGAACGGTGCGGCGCGCCATCGACGGCGAGGCACCCCACGCACGGTGAGGCGCCCACGGACCGCGGCTGCTACTTCTTGCCGCCGTCCTTGCCGCCCTTGTCCTTGTCGCCGCCGGCGCCCATGGACTCGAAGATCTCCTTGCACATGGGGCAGACCGGGTACTTCTTCGGGTCGCGACCCGGGACCCAGACCTTGCCGCACAGCGCCACGACGGGGGTGCCGTC
This portion of the Streptomyces sp. 2114.4 genome encodes:
- a CDS encoding DUF3039 domain-containing protein produces the protein MSTLEPERGAGTGTLVEPTPQVSHGDGDHERFAHYVQKDKIMASALDGTPVVALCGKVWVPGRDPKKYPVCPMCKEIFESMGAGGDKDKGGKDGGKK